The Pelobates fuscus isolate aPelFus1 chromosome 2, aPelFus1.pri, whole genome shotgun sequence genome has a segment encoding these proteins:
- the SOCS5 gene encoding suppressor of cytokine signaling 5: protein MDKVGKMWNNFKYRCQNLFSHDEDGSQTDIVDVNANRCLSGSSKNDIPASQGHLQSIVPFQENAASEVSFSSFSSISRRNQNCVTEMPQLVEISIEKENELGLSVGTRLARRDSYTRHAPWGGKKKHSCSTKTQSSFDPDKKINRTRSSLQRRERRHCVNSVHDVEAVSIRAIGSRSLRQRLNETVGLCFPIRTYNRPSKPLFTNKRKIHLSELMLEKCPFPAGSDLAQKWHLIKQHTAPINPHTNILDTFEQSVVSTEDEEDRLRERRRLSIEEGVDPPPNAQIHTFEATAQVNPVYKLGPKLAAGMADLSGDSSTLSQGGCESEEDTTTLCLQSRRPKQRQVSGDSHTQVNRQGAWKVHTQIDYIHCLVPDLIEITSNPCYWGVMDRYEAEALLEGKPEGTFLLRDSAQEDYLFSVSFRRYNRSLHARIEQWNHNFSFDAHDPCVFHSSTVTGLLEHYKDPSSCMFFEPLLTVPLNRTFPFSLQYICRAVICRSTTYDGIDALPLPSMLQDFLKEYHYKQKVRVRWLEREPFKSK from the coding sequence ATGGATAAAGTTGGGAAGATGTGGAACAATTTTAAATATAGATGCCAGAATCTCTTTAGCCATGATGAGGATGGGAGCCAAACCGACATTGTAGATGTTAATGCAAACAGGTGTTTGAGTGGAAGCTCTAAAAACGATATCCCTGCCAGTCAGGGTCACCTACAGTCAATCGTACCTTTTCAGGAGAACGCTGCTTCTGAAGTGAGCTTCAGTTCATTCAGTAGCATCAGCAGGAGAAATCAGAACTGTGTGACTGAAATGCCTCAGCTGGTTGAGATTAGCATTGAAAAAGAGAACGAGTTAGGGCTGAGTGTGGGAACACGTCTAGCGCGCAGAGACTCGTACACCCGCCATGCTCCATGGGGTGGAAAGAAAAAACACTCGTGCTCCACCAAAACTCAAAGTTCTTTTGATccggataaaaaaataaatagaacaagAAGCAGTTTACAAAGGAGAGAGAGAAGACACTGCGTAAATTCCGTTCACGATGTGGAGGCAGTTTCGATCAGGGCAATAGGAAGCCGTAGTTTACGACAGAGGCTAAATGAAACTGTAGGATTGTGCTTTCCAATTAGGACTTACAATAGGCCATCAAAACCCCTTTTTACAAACAAGAGAAAAATTCATCTGTCTGAGCTAATGCTTGAAAAATGTCCCTTCCCCGCTGGATCAGACCTAGCCCAAAAATGGCATCTGATTAAGCAACATACAGCACCTATCAATCCGCACACAAATATTTTGGACACATTTGAGCAGTCTGTGGTTTCTACTGAGGACGAAGAAGATCGATTACGTGAAAGACGTAGACTTAGTATAGAAGAAGGTGTAGATCCACCTCCGAATGCTCAGATTCATACATTTGAAGCAACAGCACAAGTTAATCCTGTATATAAGCTTGGACCAAAATTAGCAGCTGGCATGGCAGATTTGTCTGGGGACAGTAGTACATTGTCACAAGGAGGGTGTGAATCTGAAGAAGATACTACAACGCTCTGTTTGCAATCCCGTAGACCAAAACAGCGTCAGGTTTCAGGAGACAGCCATACTCAAGTGAATAGACAGGGTGCTTGGAAAGTTCATACACAGATTGATTACATTCACTGCCTTGTTCCTGATTTAATTGAAATAACAAGCAATCCTTGTTACTGGGGAGTTATGGATCGTTATGAGGCCGAAGCCCTGTTAGAAGGCAAGCCCGAAGGCACGTTTTTGCTCAGGGACTCTGCACAAGAGGACTACCTATTCTCTGTGAGCTTCCGCCGCTACAATCGATCTTTGCATGCTCgcattgagcagtggaatcataATTTCAGCTTTGACGCTCACGACCCCTGTGTGTTTCACTCCTCCACAGTCACTGGGCTTTTAGAACATTACAAGGATCCTAGCTCCTGCATGTTTTTTGAACCCTTGCTCACTGTACCTTTAAACAGGACTTTTCCTTTCAGTCTGCAGTATATCTGCCGGGCAGTGATCTGCAGGTCTACCACGTATGACGGAATTGATGCACTTCCTCTGCCATCCATGTTACAAGACTTCCTTAAAGAATATCACTATAAGCAAAAAGTCAGAGTACGATGGCTGGAAAGGGAGCCCTTTAAATCAAAATGA